ATACAATTAATTTCTTGCTCTTTTTATGTATGAATTTTATAAAgcattaaatgtaaatgaacaCAACTCCTCTATCATATTCCTTATGTTTGGTGGGAACCCGTTTGATATGGAGAACTCTTAAGTATTTagttaattttctttattaaaaacatcTTAACATGTGTTACCTTTTTGATCGTGACTAGTGCTACTAAACTCATGCGATggtttaatgtttcttttttcccttttcttttctaccCCCTCAGTGAAGATTGATAAAGAGAAGCAGCTGGTTATCCTTGAAGAGGAACATGCggtaaaataattattaaaccTGTCATCATAACATGCCGTACTTTATTCTTGTTCATGGTCAGCTTTCACTTTTATAAATTTTCATGCACCAAAACGGAGTTCTGCGACGATGAATttgataaaatgtattttttgctgTCTTTCTTTTCAGGATATTTCTCTTGACGATCTGAGGGATATACTGCCCGAGAGACAGCCCAGATATCCTTTTGAATAAGTCTTATTTTAATAGTATTCAAATGATcgtggtcttttttttctgttgtccatcactccagcagctcctcacgTCGAGAAATAACTGGCCACGTACTCTTCCTGCAACACGTGTGTCTATTTAAACTGGATTTCTTCTTGAAGCAGaccattttaattaaaaagaaatatctcCAATCATTCAGTTTTGTATTCCTGGCCCATGTGAACTGTGTCGACCGTCCTTAGCGCCACGAACGTTTATCGTCTACAGTTACAAATACCTCCACGACGACGGGCGCATCTCCTACCCCCTCTGCTTCATCTTCTCCAGCCCAGTGGGTGAGAACACCCGCTCCGTCGCTGCCCAGTGAAGCGCGCACGTTGTCCGCTGCACCGCTCCGTCGCTCACGCCgccgtctgtgtttgtgtccgacAGGCTGCAAACCGGAGCAGCAGATGATGTACGCGGGAAGCAAAAACCAGCTGGTGACGACTGTTGGGATGTCCAAGGTCAGTGAGCGGCTGCCGACACTGAGCTTCTTTCATTCACGGGCTGCGTTGTTTAATTGTTCCAGATGTTTGCTTTAGAGTTTGATTAGACTTTAGGATTGTGTTAGTTATTTGTtaagtttaattatttttgtgtttttactatACTTAgttttttgatttgtttgtttattatttgggtaacactgtgggcacttgcagtaaataaataaaagtatatatatatatatatatatatatatatatatatatatatatatatatatatataaatgcatgccatttatttatttgtataaaccatttatttatatatatatatatatatatatatatatatatatatatatatatatatatatatatataaattaaaaaatatatatttgatatgcACGCGCTGGGGTGGGCCAGGATAGGCATGCTTTCTTCGTTCTTTAATTTGCTCAAATCATAACATACACAGACATTTAGCATGGATAATGAACTGTTTCGCCCTAAATGAACCACAGTGGATTTAGACTTCCAGACAAATGTCCCCATTCATTGAGGTCATCACggagctcaaagcaccactgtgcaTGAgcgcagcctcacagagctgcgaGCATGACTAGATGTGTATGAATGTGGCATTCATATATCAgctatttgtattatattatctATTCCAGCTGGTacaacacacactttacactaAACTGCATCCTGcaacttttcccttttttattgtattaaaagAATTATTttgatacaataataaaaacatttttacaggTGTTTGAGATCAGAAACACGGAGGACCTGACGGAGGAatggctgaaggagaaactcGTGATCTTCGGCTAAAGTAATCTCGCCCGGTGGTCTGGAATGTGAGGGGGATCCAGATTGCACAACCTCTTGgggaagaacacacacacacacacacacacacacacacacacacacacacacacacacacacacacacacacacacacacacacacacacacacacacacacacacacacacacacacacacacacacacacacacacacacacacacacacacacacacacacacacacacacacacacacacacacacacacacacacacacacacacacacacaccacagttaATGTTTCCCTCCTCTCTGTGCCAGACCTGATATAGATAGTGTTTGAAAATACCTTCTGTGCTCAGATTTAGGCCTCTTTGGGTGGAGTTTATGGCATATTCCAATTCAGTGTGGCACTGACTCAACCTCAAAGTGAAAACACTATTTACTGCTGT
The genomic region above belongs to Cyclopterus lumpus isolate fCycLum1 chromosome 22, fCycLum1.pri, whole genome shotgun sequence and contains:
- the gmfb gene encoding glia maturation factor beta; this encodes MSESLVVCDVDEELVKKVKKFRLRKETDNAAIVMKIDKEKQLVILEEEHADISLDDLRDILPERQPRFIVYSYKYLHDDGRISYPLCFIFSSPVGCKPEQQMMYAGSKNQLVTTVGMSKVFEIRNTEDLTEEWLKEKLVIFG